A stretch of the Vibrio sp. SS-MA-C1-2 genome encodes the following:
- a CDS encoding protein disulfide oxidoreductase, translating into MKTRALNLLKWMVIFAIISLMIDFWRSKDISFDEIPTVVTLNLEGDRIDVNALSAEQPVIIYFWATWCPICKVVTPTVDILSEYYPTQTVALTSGSDEKMKQYLDYKGYHFDVINDQKGNYSREWGVSVTPTIYIVYQGKISSMTTGATTPFGIIARVWYAKLFG; encoded by the coding sequence TTGAAAACGAGAGCACTTAATTTACTAAAATGGATGGTTATTTTTGCAATTATTTCTTTAATGATAGATTTTTGGCGCAGTAAAGATATCTCTTTCGATGAGATCCCTACCGTCGTTACTCTAAATTTAGAGGGAGACAGAATTGATGTTAATGCATTAAGCGCTGAACAACCGGTTATTATTTATTTTTGGGCAACGTGGTGTCCGATTTGTAAAGTTGTGACTCCGACAGTTGATATTTTATCTGAATATTACCCTACTCAGACAGTTGCATTAACGTCAGGAAGTGATGAGAAAATGAAGCAGTACCTAGATTATAAAGGGTATCATTTTGATGTGATTAATGATCAGAAAGGGAATTACAGTCGAGAATGGGGTGTTTCTGTTACACCGACGATTTATATTGTATATCAAGGGAAAATAAGTTCGATGACAACAGGGGCAACAACACCGTTTGGAATTATTGCTCGGGTCTGGTATGCCAAACTGTTTGGATAA
- a CDS encoding phosphate-starvation-inducible protein PsiE, which translates to MPSHLPPSFTRHFLKIFHIGEAILLIGISLAILVAISDEFIHIFHTKTVTLTDILLMFIYLEVLAMIEQFVSHGKIPVRYPIYIAIMAIARYVTLGMKELPPSEVAWLALAAFILALSTVLIRFGSHHWPYKS; encoded by the coding sequence ATGCCATCACATTTACCGCCAAGTTTTACCCGCCACTTTCTAAAAATATTTCATATTGGTGAAGCTATTCTATTAATTGGGATCTCTTTAGCTATATTAGTGGCTATTAGCGATGAATTTATCCATATTTTTCATACAAAAACCGTCACATTGACAGATATCCTCTTAATGTTCATCTATTTAGAAGTATTAGCGATGATCGAGCAATTTGTTTCACATGGTAAAATTCCTGTCCGGTATCCGATTTATATTGCAATTATGGCGATTGCTCGTTATGTCACATTAGGTATGAAGGAGCTTCCACCATCAGAAGTCGCTTGGCTAGCGTTAGCCGCTTTTATTTTAGCGCTATCTACGGTATTAATTCGTTTTGGTAGCCATCATTGGCCTTA